The following proteins are co-located in the Acinetobacter shaoyimingii genome:
- a CDS encoding peptidylprolyl isomerase, translating into MTTKNLKKIFKATALACALSMSMPLFAAPTDHVVAIVGKSVILKSDLEQGVAEITHQLSAQKKEVPPQSILETQVLNQLITQNAQLELVKRYGIQADEKTLNEAVLKVANQSGANSLEAFQQKLDKIAPGTYESLRSRIAQDIAMQRLRQQQVMSRIKISDQDVDNFLKSPEGQAIVGGQVHIIHVRVSGDVDPTQLNQTAEQVKAALSQSNDYKAIEKRFNKDGITITASDTGYRPLSEIPAELSTRVSLIQPGQTTDLIRVKDGVHVLKLIDRKSNDQKALVPQFNTRHILIKTSEVVTPENAKQIIDNLYERINAGQDFATLAATYSNDPGTARNGGSLGWVTPGTMVPEFDKTMQSIAVGKLSQPFQTQFGWHILQVTDKRDQDMTKEYQRNMARQVLGERQFETELDSWLRELRVNTYVEIKDPNLKIN; encoded by the coding sequence ATGACGACGAAAAACTTAAAAAAAATTTTTAAAGCGACTGCATTGGCATGTGCTCTTTCCATGAGTATGCCGTTATTTGCTGCCCCTACTGATCACGTTGTCGCGATCGTAGGGAAAAGCGTTATTTTAAAAAGTGATTTAGAACAAGGGGTTGCAGAGATTACTCATCAATTGAGTGCACAAAAAAAAGAAGTGCCTCCGCAAAGTATTTTAGAAACTCAAGTTTTAAACCAACTGATCACGCAAAATGCACAGCTTGAACTCGTCAAACGTTATGGCATCCAAGCCGATGAAAAAACGTTAAATGAAGCTGTACTAAAAGTAGCGAATCAGTCTGGAGCAAATAGCCTTGAAGCTTTTCAACAAAAGCTCGATAAAATTGCACCAGGGACTTATGAGTCATTGCGTAGCCGCATAGCACAAGACATCGCAATGCAACGTCTACGCCAACAGCAAGTCATGTCACGTATTAAAATTAGCGACCAAGATGTCGACAATTTCCTAAAATCACCTGAGGGACAAGCTATTGTAGGTGGTCAGGTTCATATCATCCATGTGCGTGTATCAGGTGATGTAGATCCTACTCAGTTGAATCAAACGGCAGAGCAAGTCAAAGCTGCGCTTAGTCAAAGCAATGATTATAAAGCGATTGAAAAACGATTTAATAAAGATGGTATTACCATTACTGCATCGGATACAGGCTATCGCCCACTTTCAGAAATCCCTGCAGAGTTATCGACTCGTGTAAGCTTAATTCAACCAGGTCAAACTACAGATCTCATTCGTGTGAAAGATGGTGTTCATGTTCTTAAGCTGATTGACCGTAAGTCAAATGATCAAAAAGCTTTGGTTCCTCAATTCAATACACGCCATATTTTGATCAAAACTTCAGAAGTGGTTACACCTGAAAATGCGAAGCAAATCATTGATAACTTGTATGAACGTATTAACGCAGGTCAAGATTTCGCAACGCTTGCAGCAACCTATTCCAACGATCCTGGTACTGCACGCAATGGTGGTAGCTTAGGTTGGGTGACACCTGGAACAATGGTACCTGAGTTTGATAAAACCATGCAGTCAATTGCTGTGGGCAAATTAAGTCAACCATTTCAAACACAATTTGGTTGGCATATTCTGCAAGTGACAGATAAACGCGATCAAGATATGACTAAAGAATATCAACGCAATATGGCACGTCAAGTTCTTGGTGAACGTCAGTTTGAAACTGAGCTAGACAGCTGGTTACGTGAGTTACGTGTTAACACTTATGTAGAAATCAAAGATCCAAATTTAAAAATAAACTAA
- the hfq gene encoding RNA chaperone Hfq: MSKGQTLQDPFLNSLRKERIPVSIFLVNGIKLQGHIESFDQYVVLLKNTVSQMVYKHAISTVVPARNPRPAGAPAGAPAAGQGGFGGQGGFGGQQGGFGGQGGFGGQGGFGGQGGFGAQGGFGSQGGFGSQGGFGGQGGFGGQQPGFGGQAGGAGFDGETKFDDAQDDENNR; encoded by the coding sequence ATGTCTAAAGGTCAAACTTTACAAGATCCGTTCTTAAATTCTCTCCGTAAAGAACGTATCCCTGTTTCAATCTTTCTTGTAAACGGTATCAAACTACAAGGTCATATCGAATCATTTGACCAATATGTTGTTCTTTTAAAGAATACTGTAAGCCAAATGGTTTACAAGCACGCGATTTCAACTGTTGTTCCTGCACGTAACCCACGTCCTGCTGGTGCTCCTGCTGGCGCTCCTGCTGCTGGTCAAGGTGGCTTCGGTGGTCAAGGTGGATTCGGTGGCCAACAAGGTGGCTTCGGTGGTCAAGGTGGCTTCGGTGGCCAAGGTGGCTTCGGTGGTCAAGGTGGCTTCGGCGCTCAAGGCGGTTTCGGTAGTCAAGGTGGTTTCGGTAGTCAAGGTGGCTTCGGTGGTCAAGGTGGCTTCGGTGGTCAACAACCTGGTTTTGGTGGTCAAGCTGGCGGTGCTGGTTTTGATGGCGAAACTAAATTTGATGATGCACAAGACGACGAAAATAATCGTTAA
- the miaA gene encoding tRNA (adenosine(37)-N6)-dimethylallyltransferase MiaA — MSNKMPVINIMGPTASGKTALACELYERGEYEIISVDSALIYRDMDIGSAKPSKAEQERYPHHLIDIISPLEVYSAAQFVEDATRLIDEIHARGKTPILVGGTMLYFKALLEGLATNLPNASPDVRQEIEANAALNGWESVFEELKRVDPVAGEKFKVSDRQRIIRALEVFKLTGKPITQLQAEQPKQLSYRYNYHNYALVPDRLELHNRIEIRLKNMWDIGFLSEVEYLIEKYDLNENLPSARSVGYRQALDFLTNSDRSHKSKQDMEDKSLFATRQLAKRQYTWLRSLQEVHSMQNFLTIKQAQEDLRNLHG, encoded by the coding sequence ATGTCAAATAAAATGCCAGTCATTAACATAATGGGACCAACGGCAAGTGGTAAAACCGCTTTGGCATGTGAACTCTATGAGCGTGGTGAATATGAAATTATTTCAGTTGATTCTGCACTTATTTATCGGGATATGGATATCGGTTCTGCAAAACCATCTAAAGCAGAGCAGGAACGATATCCTCATCATTTAATTGATATTATTAGTCCTTTGGAAGTCTATTCGGCTGCTCAATTTGTTGAAGATGCAACACGTCTCATCGATGAGATTCACGCACGTGGAAAAACACCCATTTTGGTGGGTGGCACGATGTTGTATTTTAAAGCCCTACTTGAAGGTCTCGCGACTAATTTACCCAATGCGAGTCCTGATGTACGTCAAGAAATTGAAGCTAATGCTGCATTAAATGGCTGGGAATCCGTTTTTGAAGAGTTAAAGCGGGTAGATCCAGTGGCTGGAGAAAAATTTAAAGTGTCGGATCGTCAGCGGATCATTCGTGCTTTAGAGGTTTTTAAGTTGACAGGGAAGCCCATTACGCAATTGCAAGCTGAACAGCCCAAACAATTATCATATCGTTACAATTATCATAATTATGCATTAGTACCTGATCGTTTAGAATTGCATAATAGAATCGAAATTAGATTGAAAAATATGTGGGATATCGGTTTTTTGAGTGAAGTCGAATATCTTATTGAAAAATACGATTTAAATGAAAATTTGCCTTCAGCTCGTTCTGTTGGCTATCGTCAAGCTTTAGATTTTCTTACAAATAGTGATAGGAGTCACAAATCTAAACAGGATATGGAGGATAAGAGCTTATTTGCAACACGACAACTTGCGAAACGTCAATACACTTGGTTGAGATCTTTGCAAGAAGTGCACAGCATGCAAAACTTTTTAACGATCAAGCAAGCTCAAGAAGACTTGCGAAACTTACATGGATAA
- the mutL gene encoding DNA mismatch repair endonuclease MutL, with the protein MQREEISLRRIRTLNPALANQIAAGEVIERPSSVVKELLENSIDAGATELIIRIEQGGSTLIEIIDNGRGIHAEDLPLAVMRHATSKIQSAEDLHAIVSLGFRGEALASIAAVSRLTLSSSQDESGIGYQVEVNGTAFDHQEIQAIATQRGTHIRVQDLFFNVPARRKFLKKPNTEFGHIEEIVRRLALTHFDIRFVLEHNQNIRLNLPIADSGELRFQRVQQLLGRSFTENAYWIDAESISMRLSGWLGHPSDARAQADLQYVYVNGRIVKDKTISHALRMAYDGILHGHQHAAYLLFLEVDPENIDVNVHPTKHEIRFLNQREVHEFVRHFAKDTLSQFQTATADLAEAMKLDGQSAPQVELNPQPRYQEQFQLHKDNSTLHAHHSNAAPLVQLQNNDPQVESGDGLSDFSDRQPQSIRYAQPSIYSGTAQMNNALKSYLAPLKSQQQLGDESLENDPNHAPSKVDEYPLGIAIAQLHGIYILAQNTEGLIIVDMHAAHERILLQQMKAAWDKPEFWASQQLLIPKVISITRMQAMRIDDLKPQFQRLGLEVDLYGDDQVIIRGVPAVLQKANLTDLLNELLNDLDPNDEAQMLQQKRDQILAGMACHGAVRAHRMLSLSEMNALLRQMEQTEFASQCNHGRPTWRAFPLVQLDKLFARGE; encoded by the coding sequence ATGCAGCGCGAAGAAATCAGTTTACGTCGTATTCGAACCTTAAATCCTGCTTTAGCCAACCAAATTGCAGCGGGTGAAGTGATTGAACGTCCTTCATCAGTGGTCAAAGAGTTGCTTGAAAATTCTATTGATGCGGGTGCGACGGAGCTGATTATTCGTATAGAGCAAGGTGGCAGTACCCTCATTGAGATTATCGACAATGGTCGAGGAATTCATGCAGAAGATTTACCCTTGGCTGTCATGCGACATGCGACCAGTAAAATCCAAAGTGCTGAAGATTTGCATGCAATTGTGAGTCTCGGCTTCCGTGGAGAGGCATTGGCGTCTATTGCTGCTGTATCACGTTTAACGCTGAGCAGTAGCCAGGATGAGTCAGGTATTGGTTATCAAGTTGAAGTGAATGGGACCGCTTTTGATCATCAAGAGATTCAAGCGATTGCAACGCAACGCGGAACACATATTCGTGTTCAAGATTTATTCTTTAATGTGCCTGCGCGCCGTAAATTTTTAAAGAAGCCGAATACCGAATTTGGACATATTGAAGAAATCGTTCGTCGTTTAGCTTTGACGCATTTTGATATCCGTTTTGTGCTAGAACACAATCAGAACATTCGACTCAATTTACCCATAGCAGACAGCGGTGAACTCCGTTTTCAGCGTGTGCAACAGTTATTGGGTCGATCATTTACTGAAAATGCCTATTGGATCGATGCTGAAAGCATCAGTATGCGTTTATCTGGTTGGTTAGGGCATCCATCAGATGCCAGAGCACAAGCTGATTTACAGTATGTTTATGTGAATGGACGCATCGTTAAAGATAAAACCATTTCTCATGCCCTTCGAATGGCCTATGACGGTATTTTACATGGTCATCAACATGCAGCCTATTTGCTGTTTTTAGAAGTCGACCCTGAAAATATTGATGTGAATGTGCATCCGACGAAACATGAAATTCGTTTTCTGAATCAGCGAGAAGTACATGAGTTTGTGCGCCATTTTGCCAAAGACACATTGTCTCAGTTTCAAACAGCAACTGCAGATTTAGCAGAAGCGATGAAGTTGGATGGGCAATCTGCTCCGCAAGTGGAGTTAAATCCCCAACCACGATATCAAGAACAGTTTCAACTGCATAAAGACAACTCCACGCTACATGCTCATCATTCAAATGCAGCACCTCTTGTACAATTACAGAATAATGATCCGCAAGTAGAATCGGGTGATGGATTAAGTGATTTTAGTGATCGTCAGCCTCAATCGATTCGTTATGCACAGCCAAGTATCTATTCGGGTACGGCACAAATGAATAATGCGCTAAAGAGTTATTTGGCGCCGTTAAAATCACAACAGCAGTTGGGTGATGAATCTTTGGAGAACGATCCAAATCACGCCCCTTCAAAAGTTGATGAATATCCTTTGGGAATCGCCATAGCGCAATTACATGGTATTTATATTTTGGCGCAAAATACCGAAGGGCTCATCATTGTCGATATGCATGCAGCACATGAGCGTATTTTATTGCAACAGATGAAAGCTGCATGGGATAAGCCTGAGTTTTGGGCATCTCAGCAATTATTGATTCCTAAAGTGATCTCTATAACACGTATGCAAGCAATGCGTATTGATGACTTAAAACCTCAATTTCAACGATTGGGTTTGGAAGTTGATTTGTATGGCGATGATCAAGTCATTATTCGGGGTGTTCCTGCGGTATTGCAAAAAGCAAATCTGACGGATTTGTTAAATGAATTGTTAAATGATTTAGATCCTAATGATGAAGCGCAAATGTTGCAACAAAAGCGTGATCAGATCCTTGCTGGTATGGCTTGCCACGGTGCAGTACGTGCTCATCGTATGCTCAGTCTTTCAGAAATGAATGCGTTATTGAGACAAATGGAACAAACAGAATTTGCCAGTCAATGTAATCATGGTCGTCCAACATGGCGTGCATTTCCATTGGTTCAATTAGATAAATTATTTGCTCGGGGAGAGTAG
- the tsaE gene encoding tRNA (adenosine(37)-N6)-threonylcarbamoyltransferase complex ATPase subunit type 1 TsaE: protein MQYSFKLNLTNEQDTQKLASFLGQHIAQGVIYLIGDLGAGKTTLTRYWLQALGHTGAVKSPTYTLVEPYTIQKQDVFHFDLYRLNDPYELELMGIRDYLDTPNALFLFEWPSKGADEIPQADYVIQIEKMDDEDLRQVTLSFDSIDFQNALNQEYTAG from the coding sequence ATGCAGTACTCATTTAAATTGAATTTGACCAACGAACAAGATACTCAAAAATTAGCGAGTTTTTTGGGTCAACATATTGCACAAGGTGTAATTTATTTGATTGGGGATTTGGGTGCAGGTAAAACGACTTTGACGCGCTATTGGTTGCAAGCCTTGGGTCATACTGGCGCTGTAAAAAGTCCGACTTATACCTTGGTTGAGCCGTATACCATTCAAAAACAAGACGTCTTTCATTTTGACTTGTACCGTTTAAATGACCCCTATGAACTTGAACTTATGGGAATTCGTGATTATCTAGACACTCCCAATGCTTTATTTTTGTTTGAGTGGCCTTCGAAAGGTGCAGATGAAATTCCACAAGCCGACTATGTGATTCAAATTGAAAAAATGGATGATGAAGATCTCCGTCAAGTCACACTGAGTTTTGATTCGATTGATTTTCAAAATGCTTTAAATCAAGAATACACCGCAGGATAG
- a CDS encoding pseudouridine synthase, whose amino-acid sequence MPNLTMTSEFKPPMINGVTASKVYLPHLEQMPNTLLDFLCHEFPHIEAKEWQQRFDDQLIMDSNGQILQKNTAYIANQHIYYYRFLANEIHVPFQEKILFENDDLLVVDKPHFLTMSPTGQYVQETLLVRLKKTTQNADLTPIHRLDRETAGVVLFSKRIETRGVYQQMFAERKVQKIYHAIAPYNPKLHFPITLNLRMDKGEPFFTMKIVEGTANSETQIELLEHNDHWAKYQLNPKTGKQHQLRVHLNYLNIPIKNDAFYPTIKNRDNTDFTKPLALLAHQISFIDPINKQEMCFNSEIVLTL is encoded by the coding sequence ATGCCCAATTTGACAATGACCTCTGAATTCAAACCACCTATGATCAATGGGGTTACTGCCAGCAAAGTCTATTTGCCACATTTAGAGCAAATGCCGAATACATTATTGGATTTTTTATGTCATGAATTTCCACATATTGAGGCAAAAGAATGGCAACAACGTTTTGATGATCAACTCATTATGGATTCAAACGGTCAAATTCTTCAAAAAAATACGGCTTATATCGCCAATCAACATATTTATTACTATCGCTTTTTAGCCAATGAAATTCACGTTCCTTTTCAGGAAAAAATCTTATTTGAAAATGATGATTTACTTGTGGTTGATAAACCACATTTCTTGACCATGAGCCCAACAGGTCAGTATGTGCAAGAAACTTTATTGGTCAGACTTAAAAAAACAACACAAAATGCAGATCTTACGCCGATTCACCGCCTTGATCGTGAAACAGCTGGAGTGGTTTTATTTTCTAAAAGAATTGAAACTCGTGGTGTTTATCAGCAAATGTTTGCTGAGCGAAAAGTACAAAAAATCTATCATGCTATTGCACCTTACAATCCTAAACTTCATTTTCCAATCACTTTAAATTTAAGAATGGACAAAGGCGAACCCTTTTTTACCATGAAAATTGTTGAAGGCACTGCCAACAGTGAAACCCAAATTGAACTGCTAGAACACAATGATCATTGGGCGAAGTACCAACTGAACCCTAAAACAGGGAAACAACATCAATTGCGTGTACATTTAAATTACTTAAATATTCCAATAAAAAATGATGCTTTTTATCCGACTATAAAAAATCGCGATAATACAGATTTTACTAAGCCATTAGCACTTTTAGCGCATCAAATTTCCTTTATCGACCCCA